From Triticum urartu cultivar G1812 chromosome 2, Tu2.1, whole genome shotgun sequence, a single genomic window includes:
- the LOC125541581 gene encoding ribonuclease 3-like has product MKLQCSLALLIGLSVGCAAAQESGKQAGYDFFYLVLQWPGSYCDTKQSCCYPRSGKPAADFGIHGLWPNRDDGSYPQNCNPDSTFDPSKVSDILSSLRSSWPTLACPTNDGLRFWAHEWEKHGTCAQNLFNEHGYFQAALRLRGQLRVLDALATAGISPDGGYYTMGAIKGAIQEGTGFAPHVDCNRDESGNSQLFQLYFCVHADASRFVECPIQPGGRPCGNRIEFPAF; this is encoded by the exons ATGAAGTTGCAGTGCTCCCTGGCCCTCCTGATCGGCCTGAGCGTCGGCTGCGCGGCAGCGCAGGAGAGCGGGAAACAGGCGGGCTACGATTTCTTCTACCTCGTGCTGCAG tGGCCGGGGTCGTACTGCGACACGAAGCAGAGCTGCTGCTACCCGCGGTCCGGCAAGCCGGCGGCGGACTTCGGGATCCACGGGCTGTGGCCCAACCGCGACGACGGGTCGTACCCGCAGAACTGCAACCCCGACAGCACCTTCGACCCCTCCAAG GTGAGCGACATCCTGAGCAGCCTGCGCAGCAGCTGGCCGACGCTGGCGTGCCCGACCAACGACGGCCTCCGCTTCTGGGCGCACGAGTGGGAGAAGCACGGCACCTGCGCGCAGAACCTCTTCAACGAGCACGGCTACTTCCAGGCCGCCCTCCGCCTGCGCGGCCAGCTCCGCGTCCTCGACGCCCTCGCCACCGCCGGCATCTCCCCCGACGGCGGCTACTACACGATGGGGGCCATCAAGGGCGCCATCCAGGAGGGGACCGGGTTCGCGCCTCACGTCGACTGCAACCGCGACGAGTCCGGCAACAGCCAGCTCTTCCAGCTCTACTTCTGCGTCCACGCCGACGCCTCGCGCTTCGTCGAGTGCCCCATCCAGCCCGGCGGCAGGCCCTGTGGCAACAGGATCGAGTTCCCGGCTTTCTGA
- the LOC125541580 gene encoding uncharacterized protein LOC125541580, which yields MAIATPRSSLIIFFVLLVSAASFVVDGGSIVKEACAKTPQPSDCEELLKSSTATDAKTLAQAAVAAAAKTATEAATAAKAERDKLPNGKTQWRCMDSCAAGFDEAATKFKPAAGGNAAGADAQLTAVLDFVVVDEDVEKSKDWEWKWSCNECKADPTAPAGLVAKNKEFDKIMDIIPAIIKQAVAGTDNSTKPAAKS from the coding sequence ATGGCGATCGCGACACCTCGCAGCTCCCTCATCATCTTCTTCGTCCTCCTCGTCTCGGCCGCTTCCTTCGTGGTCGATGGTGGCAGCATCGTCAAGGAGGCCTGCGCCAAGACGCCGCAGCCGAGCGACTGCGAGGAGCTCCTCAAGTCCAGCACCGCGACGGACGCGAAAACGCTGGCCcaggccgccgtcgccgccgccgcgaAGACGGCCACCGAGGCTGCTACCGCGGCCAAAGCGGAGCGGGACAAACTCCCCAACGGCAAGACGCAGTGGCGGTGCATGGACAGCTGCGCGGCGGGGTTCGATGAGGCGGCGACAAAGTTTAAGCCAGCCGCTGGCGGGAACGCCGCCGGAGCCGACGCCCAGCTCACGGCGGTGCTGGACTTCGTGGTGGTGGATGAAGATGTGGAGAAGTCCAAGGACTGGGAGTGGAAGTGGAGCTGCAACGAGTGCAAGGCCGACCCCACCGCGCCGGCAGGACTGGTCGCCAAGAACAAGGAGTTCGACAAGATCATGGATATCATACCTGCCATCATCAAGCAGGCAGTCGCCGGCACGGACAATTCCACCAAACCGGCCGCCAAATCCTAG